A stretch of the Clostridia bacterium genome encodes the following:
- the hisC gene encoding histidinol-phosphate transaminase produces the protein MRSKIDNLVPYDPGLTLEQLEKKLGKPILKLASNESLWGPTPKLKAYLQNNLERLNFYPDGTGGKLKNILAEFWGLSSSNLCLGNGADELIFMLTAAFLDPCEKVIIPTPTFSSYGIAVTIVGGQIIEVPQKNLAIKLDSLVPFLTPEIKMIFLCNPNNPTGTYFSEKELENFLKKVGEETLIILDEAYIDYVQAENFPCSRKLVKKYPNLVILRTFSKAYGLAGLRVGYAVSATKTIRQLEKVRPPYNVNTLAQEAAYVAFQDKKYLTRVIKETCEEREYLIRELTPKGLRVLSSQTNFILINIKNSPVVWEKLKKEGILVRKMTSFGLEDWLRITVPPRKFREQLLICLEKCLGN, from the coding sequence ATGCGCAGCAAAATAGATAATTTAGTACCATATGATCCAGGACTAACATTAGAACAATTAGAAAAAAAATTGGGTAAGCCTATTCTCAAATTAGCATCTAATGAAAGTTTATGGGGTCCAACTCCAAAGTTAAAGGCTTATTTACAAAATAATTTAGAGAGATTAAATTTCTATCCAGATGGAACTGGTGGAAAATTAAAAAACATTTTAGCCGAATTTTGGGGTCTTTCTTCGAGCAATTTATGTTTAGGTAATGGTGCCGATGAACTAATCTTTATGTTGACAGCGGCTTTTTTAGATCCATGTGAAAAAGTTATTATTCCTACCCCAACATTTAGTAGTTATGGTATTGCGGTAACAATTGTCGGTGGGCAAATTATTGAGGTACCCCAAAAAAATTTAGCAATAAAATTAGATTCTTTAGTACCTTTTTTAACACCGGAAATAAAAATGATTTTCCTTTGTAATCCCAATAATCCTACTGGTACTTATTTTTCCGAAAAGGAATTAGAGAATTTTTTAAAAAAAGTAGGTGAGGAAACTTTAATTATTTTAGATGAGGCTTATATAGATTATGTGCAGGCCGAAAATTTTCCTTGTTCACGAAAATTAGTGAAAAAATATCCTAATTTAGTGATTTTACGTACCTTTTCCAAAGCCTATGGTTTAGCCGGTTTACGTGTTGGTTATGCTGTTTCTGCAACAAAAACGATTCGACAATTAGAAAAGGTTCGCCCCCCCTATAATGTTAATACTTTAGCTCAAGAAGCTGCTTATGTAGCTTTTCAAGATAAGAAGTATTTGACTAGGGTAATAAAAGAAACTTGTGAAGAACGCGAGTATCTGATTCGGGAATTGACCCCAAAGGGTCTGAGGGTACTTTCCTCCCAAACAAATTTTATTTTAATAAATATCAAAAACTCCCCTGTAGTTTGGGAAAAACTAAAAAAGGAGGGAATATTGGTTAGAAAAATGACTTCTTTCGGTTTAGAAGATTGGTTAAGAATTACCGTACCCCCTCGAAAGTTTAGGGAGCAACTGCTGATTTGTTTAGAAAAATGTTTAGGTAATTGA
- a CDS encoding rod shape-determining protein — MGIDLGTANVLVCIKNKGVIANEPSVVAFHTISGDLLAVGKTAYEMIDRTPHNVITIRPLKSGVIDDYQTTKVLLKYFISKAKKGLGLIKPKVLVSVPLGTTQVERKAVREAAIQAGAREANLIKEPIAAAIGAGLLVDEALGNMVVNIGGGNTEVAIISLGGIVVGKSIRLGGDSLNQAIIRGIKRQINLEIGNHTAEQIKLEFGYACNPPITKHKIKGRDLATGLPTIQVITAEQISEILIEPINSIIEAIQVTLERTPPELAADIMQMGLTLTGGGSLLKNLDQAIHTALKIPILLAPDPLTSVINGITQTFKNGKYLQKSIT; from the coding sequence ATGGGAATCGATTTGGGAACAGCTAATGTATTGGTATGTATAAAAAACAAAGGTGTTATCGCTAATGAACCTTCGGTAGTGGCTTTTCACACGATAAGTGGTGATCTTTTAGCCGTAGGTAAAACTGCCTATGAAATGATTGATCGTACCCCTCATAATGTTATTACTATCAGACCATTAAAAAGTGGGGTGATTGATGATTATCAAACTACCAAGGTACTTCTTAAATATTTTATTAGTAAAGCTAAAAAAGGGTTGGGCTTAATTAAACCTAAAGTATTAGTAAGTGTTCCCTTAGGAACAACCCAAGTGGAGAGAAAGGCAGTGCGTGAGGCCGCCATTCAAGCTGGGGCCCGTGAAGCTAATTTAATTAAAGAACCAATTGCCGCAGCCATCGGTGCAGGCTTATTAGTTGATGAAGCTTTGGGAAATATGGTGGTTAATATTGGAGGAGGAAATACGGAAGTAGCCATTATCTCTTTAGGTGGCATTGTAGTGGGAAAATCTATTCGACTTGGTGGTGATTCTTTAAATCAGGCCATCATCAGGGGTATTAAAAGACAGATAAACTTGGAAATAGGCAATCATACTGCCGAACAAATAAAGCTTGAATTTGGTTATGCCTGTAATCCCCCTATTACCAAACATAAAATTAAAGGACGGGATTTGGCTACAGGTCTGCCAACGATTCAAGTAATAACGGCTGAACAAATCAGTGAAATTCTTATTGAACCAATTAACTCAATTATTGAAGCGATTCAAGTTACTTTAGAAAGAACACCCCCGGAATTAGCTGCAGATATCATGCAAATGGGATTAACCCTAACCGGAGGTGGTTCTCTACTTAAAAATCTTGATCAGGCAATTCATACTGCCTTAAAAATCCCTATTTTACTTGCTCCTGATCCTTTAACTAGTGTAATTAATGGTATTACACAAACCTTCAAAAATGGTAAATATCTACAAAAATCAATTACCTAA